Proteins encoded within one genomic window of Pongo pygmaeus isolate AG05252 chromosome 18, NHGRI_mPonPyg2-v2.0_pri, whole genome shotgun sequence:
- the DYNC1LI2 gene encoding cytoplasmic dynein 1 light intermediate chain 2, which translates to MAPVGVEKKLLLGPNGPAVAAAGDLTSEEEEGQSLWSSILSEVSTRARSKLPSGKNILVFGEDGSGKTTLMTKLQGAEHGKKGRGLEYLYLSVHDEDRDDHTRCNVWILDGDLYHKGLLKFAVSAESLPETLVIFVADMSRPWTVMESLQKWASVLREHIDKMKIPPEKMRELERKFVKDFQDYMEPEEGCQGSPQRRGPLTSGSDEENVALPLGDNVLTHNLGIPVLVVCTKCDAVSVLEKEHDYRDEHLDFIQSHLRRFCLQYGAALIYTSVKEEKNLDLLYKYIVHKTYGFHFTTPALVVEKDAVFIPAGWDNEKKIAILHENFTTVKPEDAYEDFIVKPPVRKLVHDKELAAEDEQVFLMKQQSLLAKQPATPTRASESPARGPSGSPRTQGRGGPASVPSSSPGTSVKKPDPNIKNNAASEGVLASFFNSLLSKKTGSPGSPGAGGVQSTAKKSGQKTVLSNVQEELDRMTRKPDSMVTNSSTENEA; encoded by the exons ATGGCGCCGGTGGGGGTGGAGAAGAAGCTGCTGCTAGGTCCCAACGGGCCCGCGGTGGCGGCCGCCGGCGACCTGAccagtgaggaggaggaaggccaGAGCCTATG GTCCTCCATTCTGAGCGAAGTGTCCACCCGCGCCAGGTCCAAGCTGCCGTCCGGCAAGAACATCCTGGTCTTCG GTGAAGATGGTTCTGGTAAAACAACCCTCATGACTAAACTACAAGGAGCTGAGCATGGCAAAAAAGGAAGAGGCCTAGAATATCTCTACCTCAGCGTCCATGATGAGGACCGAGACG ATCACACGCGCTGCAATGTGTGGATTCTGGATGGAGACTTGTACCACAAAGGCCTGCTGAAATTTGCAGTTTCTGCTGAATCCTTGCCAGAGACCCTCGTCATTTTTGTTGCAGACATGTCTAGACCTTGGACTGTGATGGAATCTCTGCAGAAATGGGCTAGTGTTTTACGTGAGCACattgataaaatgaaaattccACCAGAAAAAATGAGGGAGCTGGAACGGAAGT TTGTGAAAGATTTTCAAGACTATATGGAACCTGAAGAAGGTTGTCAAGGTTCCCCACAGAGAAGAGGCCCTCTGACCTCAGGCTCCGATGAAGAAAATGTTGCCCTGCCTCTTGGTGACAATGTGCTGACCCATAACCTGGGGATCCCGGTGTTGGTGGTGTGCACAAAG TGTGATGCAGTGAGTGTCCTGGAGAAGGAGCACGATTACAGGGATGAGCATTTGGACTTTATCCAGTCACACCTGCGGAGGTTCTGCCTTCAGT ATGGAGCTGCCTTGATTTACACAtcagtgaaagaagagaaaaacctcGACTTGTTGTATAAGTATATTGTTCATAAAACATACGGTTTCCACTTCACCACACCTGCCTTAGTTGTGGAAAAGGATGCCGTTTTTAT ACCTGCAGGCTgggacaatgaaaagaaaatagctaTTTTACACGAAAATTTTACAACCGTGAAGCCGGAAGATGCATATGAAGACTTTATTGTGAAACCTCCCGTGAGAAAG CTGGTCCACGACAAAGAGTTGGCAGCAGAAGATGAGCAGGTGTTCCTAATGAAGCAACAG TCACTCCTTGCCAAGCAACCAGCCACGCCCACGAGAGCTTCT GAATCTCCTGCAAGAGGACCCTCTGGCTCTCCAAGGACCCAGGGTCGGGGAGGGCCAGCCAGTGTGCCTAGCTCCTCCCCAGGCACGTCAGTAAAAAAGCCGGACCCAAACATCAAAA ATAATGCAGCAAGTGAAGGGGTGTTGGCCAGCTTCTTCAACAGTCTGTTGAGTAAAAAGACAGGCTCTCCTGGAAGTCCTGGTGCTGGTGGGGTGCAGAGCACAGCCAAGAAGTCAG gACAAAAGACTGTGTTGTCAAATGTTCAGGAAGAACTGGATAGAATGACTCGAAAGCCAGACTCTATGGTAACAAACTCTTCAACAGAAAATGAAGCCTGA